A stretch of the Moritella sp. Urea-trap-13 genome encodes the following:
- a CDS encoding alkaline phosphatase D family protein — MSISTTTTTNTESLPVVIAGPMLRHCDEQHFTLWFVSAKPLSDLSLILLGADLSRALNHDEVNCIKLGSHAYQYLINVTAEALLPAETTIHYQLYDAEFGDLFTTVSALGYGECNTPNFIIKPNITDILHGSCRQPHHHSDDALVAADTRLQGFNSASERPSLLMLSGDQVYVDDVAGPMLYAIGQVIRLLGLPNEVFRGASMTASEDISYQPADLYQRHRQLLPKTQYPAKTALHDWYVNHAIFTSSSAGNHLVSVSEVLALYLLTWSPELWLQITIPREVEGLSAEHLIRWQQEWDSLLVFKAGLTKVRRLMAHLPTYMIFDDHDVTDDWNLTAKWEAVAYGNAFSKRIIGNALIGYTLFQGLGNDPQRMLAHLATPLANYFEQLSAKTQDALIDTLLKYEQWHYTLATSPKLVVLDTRTRRWRSESNLAKPSGLMDWEAMMEFQHELVGQDKVIIVSPAPMYGVKVIETVQRIATMCGASLLVDAENWMAHPGTANTLLSIFMHRKTPQQFVILSGDVHYSFAYEIGIRFRHGGPQIYQITCSGLKNQFPEKLLSYFDKLNAWLYGYYSPLNFFTKRKRMTVRGCKPNGAKDKRLINHSGIGMVSFADNGAPSKIAVLHSDMTETLFIPPKHDKFILS; from the coding sequence ATGTCAATTTCTACAACCACCACAACCAATACTGAATCATTACCCGTTGTTATTGCTGGGCCTATGCTACGTCATTGTGATGAACAGCATTTCACGTTGTGGTTTGTGAGTGCTAAGCCATTATCCGATTTGAGCTTAATCTTGCTGGGCGCTGATCTATCTCGAGCTTTAAACCACGATGAAGTGAATTGTATTAAGTTGGGCAGTCATGCTTATCAATATTTAATTAACGTGACTGCCGAAGCGTTATTACCCGCCGAAACGACGATTCATTATCAACTATATGATGCTGAGTTCGGCGACCTATTTACGACCGTGTCAGCGCTTGGCTATGGTGAATGCAATACACCTAATTTTATTATTAAACCGAATATCACTGATATTTTACATGGCTCTTGTCGTCAACCACATCATCACAGCGATGATGCGCTCGTCGCGGCCGATACTCGGTTACAAGGTTTCAATTCTGCAAGCGAACGCCCCTCATTATTGATGTTAAGCGGTGACCAAGTGTATGTGGATGATGTTGCTGGCCCCATGCTCTATGCGATTGGTCAGGTTATCCGTTTATTAGGTTTACCGAATGAAGTGTTTCGCGGGGCAAGTATGACCGCGAGTGAGGATATTAGCTATCAACCTGCAGACTTGTATCAGCGCCATCGTCAGCTATTACCTAAAACGCAATACCCAGCCAAAACAGCCTTGCATGATTGGTATGTGAATCACGCGATATTTACCTCATCATCGGCAGGCAACCACTTAGTCAGTGTCAGTGAAGTGCTTGCCTTGTATCTACTGACGTGGTCTCCAGAGTTGTGGCTGCAGATCACGATCCCGCGTGAAGTTGAAGGTTTAAGCGCTGAACATTTAATCCGCTGGCAACAAGAGTGGGATAGCTTATTGGTTTTCAAAGCGGGGTTAACGAAAGTCCGCCGTCTGATGGCGCATTTACCGACTTATATGATTTTTGACGACCATGATGTTACTGATGATTGGAACTTGACGGCAAAGTGGGAAGCCGTAGCTTATGGTAATGCATTTTCGAAACGTATTATTGGTAATGCGTTAATCGGTTATACCTTGTTCCAAGGACTGGGTAATGACCCGCAGCGTATGCTCGCTCATTTAGCGACTCCGTTGGCTAATTATTTCGAGCAACTATCAGCCAAGACTCAGGATGCGTTAATTGATACTTTGTTGAAATATGAACAATGGCATTATACCTTAGCGACATCCCCTAAATTAGTGGTATTAGATACCCGTACAAGGCGCTGGCGCAGTGAGTCTAATTTGGCTAAACCGTCAGGGTTAATGGATTGGGAAGCCATGATGGAATTTCAACATGAGCTAGTAGGACAAGATAAAGTCATTATCGTTTCGCCAGCCCCTATGTATGGCGTTAAGGTGATTGAAACCGTGCAACGTATCGCTACTATGTGTGGGGCCTCGTTATTGGTCGATGCAGAAAACTGGATGGCGCATCCAGGTACGGCTAATACCTTGCTGAGTATTTTTATGCATCGTAAAACCCCGCAGCAGTTTGTGATCTTATCGGGTGATGTGCATTACTCATTTGCCTATGAAATCGGTATTCGTTTTCGTCATGGTGGGCCGCAGATATATCAAATTACCTGTAGTGGTCTTAAAAATCAGTTTCCCGAAAAGTTGCTTTCTTACTTTGATAAACTTAATGCTTGGTTATACGGTTATTATTCACCACTGAATTTTTTCACTAAGCGTAAACGCATGACGGTCAGAGGGTGTAAACCCAATGGCGCCAAAGATAAACGTTTAATCAATCACAGTGGTATCGGCATGGTGAGTTTTGCTGATAACGGTGCTCCGAGTAAGATAGCTGTATTACACAGTGATATGACCGAAACCCTGTTTATCCCACCTAAGCATGATAAATTCATACTTAGCTAA
- a CDS encoding succinate dehydrogenase assembly factor 2 translates to MTKLDSKARLRWACRRGMLELDVLFRPFVDEAYDDLSDEDKLLFQRLLTGEDPELFAWAMGHEKCADPELAYMMNKIVSRVKV, encoded by the coding sequence ATGACTAAGTTAGATTCGAAGGCACGTTTACGCTGGGCTTGTCGCCGTGGCATGCTGGAATTAGATGTATTATTTCGTCCGTTTGTGGATGAAGCTTATGATGATTTGTCAGATGAAGATAAATTACTTTTCCAACGCTTGTTAACAGGCGAAGATCCAGAGCTATTTGCTTGGGCAATGGGTCATGAAAAATGCGCTGATCCAGAGTTAGCCTATATGATGAATAAAATTGTCTCAAGAGTTAAAGTGTAA
- the rpoE gene encoding RNA polymerase sigma factor RpoE, whose translation MSAKETDLQLVERVQGGDKAAFNLLVTKYQQKVANLISRYVSASGDVADVTQEVFIKAYRALPNFRGDSAFYTWLYRIASNTAKNYLIAQSRRPPANDIDAADAEFYDGNDGMRESSTPERIILAEEMKAVIFSVIDGLPDELRTAITLREMEGMSYDDISIVMSCPVGTVRSRIFRAREAIEVKLKPLLQQ comes from the coding sequence ATGAGTGCAAAAGAGACGGACTTGCAATTAGTTGAGCGGGTTCAAGGCGGTGACAAGGCCGCATTTAATTTATTGGTGACGAAATACCAACAAAAAGTGGCGAACCTGATCTCACGCTATGTGTCTGCTAGTGGTGACGTTGCCGATGTGACTCAGGAAGTATTTATTAAAGCCTACCGTGCCTTACCTAACTTTAGAGGTGATAGTGCGTTTTATACTTGGTTGTATCGTATTGCCAGTAATACCGCAAAAAACTATTTAATTGCACAAAGTAGACGACCACCTGCCAATGATATTGATGCCGCAGATGCGGAGTTCTACGACGGCAACGATGGCATGCGCGAGTCGTCAACACCAGAACGTATAATTCTAGCTGAAGAAATGAAAGCGGTTATTTTTTCAGTTATTGATGGGTTACCAGATGAATTACGTACCGCGATAACACTGCGTGAAATGGAAGGCATGAGTTATGACGATATCAGTATTGTCATGAGCTGCCCAGTGGGTACTGTTCGCTCACGTATTTTTAGAGCGCGTGAAGCGATTGAAGTGAAATTGAAACCCTTACTTCAACAGTAA
- the lysS gene encoding lysine--tRNA ligase, whose protein sequence is MTEQLQDENKLIAERRAKLEHIRKNCKANGHPNDFRVKDKSADLQAAFGEKSKEELVEMQHVVSIAGRIMAKRGPFLAIQDTSGRIQAYASKDVQKAQKADLGGLDIGDIVGITGALNKSGKGDLYVEMTEYVLLTKALRPLPEKFHGLTDQEMRYRQRYVDLIVNAESRNAFIVRSKLVTAIRNFMVSKDYMEVETPMMHVIPGGATARPFVTHHNALDQAMYLRVAPELYLKRLVVGGFDRVFEINRNFRNEGLSPRHNPEFTMMEFYQAYADYNDLMDFTEEMLSTVAVEVLGATSMPYGNETVEFGGKYTRISMLDAIIQYNPEHEVIQALTNEGVQDRELMVSIAKSLHMNVEKFWTCGQLLEEIFGETAEPQLIQPTFITGYPADISPLARRSDDNPFFTDRFEFFIGGREVANGFSELNDAQDQDERFKAQVNAKDAGDDEAMYYDADYITALEHGLPPTAGQGIGIDRLAMLFTNTHTIRDVILFPAMRPQANS, encoded by the coding sequence ATGACTGAACAGTTACAAGATGAAAACAAACTGATTGCAGAACGTCGCGCGAAATTAGAACATATCCGCAAGAACTGTAAAGCAAATGGCCACCCTAACGACTTTCGTGTAAAAGATAAGTCAGCAGATTTACAGGCAGCATTTGGCGAGAAATCAAAAGAAGAATTAGTGGAAATGCAGCACGTGGTAAGCATCGCGGGTCGTATCATGGCTAAACGTGGTCCTTTCCTTGCTATCCAAGATACATCTGGTCGCATTCAAGCATACGCATCGAAAGATGTGCAAAAAGCACAAAAAGCGGATCTTGGTGGTCTAGACATCGGTGATATCGTTGGTATTACTGGCGCACTAAACAAATCAGGTAAAGGCGATCTTTACGTTGAAATGACAGAGTACGTGCTACTAACTAAAGCACTACGCCCGTTACCAGAAAAATTTCATGGTCTAACTGACCAAGAAATGCGTTACCGTCAGCGTTACGTTGACCTTATCGTAAATGCTGAATCGCGTAATGCATTCATCGTACGTTCTAAGTTAGTAACAGCTATCCGTAACTTCATGGTATCAAAAGATTACATGGAAGTTGAAACGCCGATGATGCACGTGATCCCTGGTGGCGCAACAGCGCGTCCATTTGTTACTCATCATAACGCGCTTGATCAAGCAATGTATCTGCGTGTAGCGCCGGAACTATACCTTAAGCGTTTAGTTGTTGGTGGTTTTGATCGTGTATTTGAAATCAACCGTAACTTCCGTAACGAAGGTCTATCTCCTCGTCACAACCCTGAATTCACTATGATGGAATTCTACCAAGCTTATGCTGACTACAACGATCTTATGGATTTCACTGAAGAAATGCTAAGCACGGTAGCGGTTGAAGTACTTGGTGCTACGTCTATGCCTTACGGTAATGAGACTGTTGAATTTGGTGGCAAATACACACGTATTAGCATGCTAGATGCAATCATACAGTACAACCCTGAGCACGAAGTTATTCAAGCACTGACTAATGAAGGTGTTCAAGATCGTGAGTTAATGGTTTCTATCGCGAAATCACTACACATGAATGTTGAGAAATTCTGGACTTGTGGTCAATTACTAGAAGAGATCTTTGGTGAAACAGCTGAACCACAACTGATTCAACCAACGTTCATCACTGGCTACCCAGCGGATATCTCGCCACTAGCACGTCGTAGCGATGACAATCCATTTTTCACTGACCGTTTCGAGTTCTTCATCGGTGGCCGTGAAGTTGCAAATGGTTTCTCTGAGCTTAACGATGCACAAGACCAAGACGAACGTTTCAAAGCGCAAGTTAACGCAAAAGATGCGGGTGATGATGAAGCGATGTACTACGATGCAGATTATATCACTGCACTAGAGCACGGTTTACCACCAACTGCTGGTCAAGGTATTGGTATCGACCGTTTAGCTATGTTGTTCACTAACACACATACTATCCGTGACGTGATCTTATTCCCAGCAATGCGTCCGCAAGCAAATAGCTAA
- the ygfZ gene encoding tRNA-modifying protein YgfZ, whose amino-acid sequence MTQFNKLTLASTDALPNVIVSELSHWGLMTATGEQRLSYLQGQLTCDLVGLEDQQTTWGGHCDPKGKLWSTFQVAKKGSSFYFIMRKDALAVTLPELKKYAVFSKVELTDASAFCNLYGIAGEQAEQWLNKTFAITLGEEAVTHLPNGFVMRLIGETPRFLVLLQKSDASLQQISQHLAEAATDDGSFWDALDILAAAPIVSAAMSSVQIPQAFNLQAYDGVSFTKGCYTGQETVARAKYRGTNKRAMAILSGVTASEVNSGDSIELQLGENWRSSGKVNLSYRYSDGVQLISSVLPNNLETDSVFKITDNESTLAFMPLPYSLVEVD is encoded by the coding sequence ATGACGCAATTTAATAAACTGACCCTAGCATCAACAGACGCATTACCAAATGTGATCGTAAGCGAGCTATCACACTGGGGATTAATGACTGCAACAGGCGAGCAGCGTTTAAGTTATTTACAAGGTCAATTGACTTGTGATCTGGTGGGTTTAGAAGATCAACAAACGACATGGGGTGGTCATTGCGATCCCAAAGGCAAACTGTGGTCAACCTTCCAAGTCGCGAAAAAAGGCAGTTCATTTTATTTCATCATGCGCAAAGACGCATTGGCAGTTACCCTGCCTGAACTCAAAAAATACGCGGTATTCTCAAAAGTAGAACTCACCGATGCTTCCGCATTTTGTAACCTTTACGGTATCGCGGGCGAGCAAGCAGAACAATGGTTGAATAAGACATTTGCCATTACGCTAGGTGAAGAAGCGGTGACTCATTTACCAAATGGTTTTGTCATGCGCTTGATTGGCGAAACACCACGTTTCTTGGTGTTATTACAAAAAAGTGATGCATCACTGCAACAGATTAGCCAACACTTAGCCGAAGCAGCAACCGATGACGGTTCATTCTGGGATGCGCTTGATATCCTCGCGGCAGCGCCGATTGTTAGCGCAGCGATGAGCAGCGTCCAGATCCCACAAGCATTTAATTTACAAGCCTATGATGGCGTTAGCTTTACCAAAGGTTGTTACACAGGCCAAGAAACCGTTGCCCGCGCGAAATACCGCGGTACTAATAAACGAGCAATGGCGATCTTAAGCGGTGTGACTGCATCTGAAGTTAACAGTGGTGATAGCATTGAATTACAACTGGGTGAAAACTGGCGCAGTAGTGGTAAGGTGAACTTAAGCTACCGTTATAGCGATGGCGTGCAATTGATTTCGAGCGTATTGCCAAACAACCTTGAAACCGATAGCGTGTTTAAAATCACTGATAACGAATCAACATTGGCCTTCATGCCATTACCGTATTCATTGGTAGAAGTAGACTAA
- a CDS encoding LysR family transcriptional regulator, whose translation MDFASRLLVLLEVAELGSFTKVSEQRNVDRSVISKHINKLESELSVRLLNRTTRSLSLTAAGNEMVSQAKLLRTLLNDTHRMAQNYHSEPRGILRITSSALFGRQYVQQAVLAFQQKYPDVSVELRLDDRFVDIVSEGFDIGFRIGKPKNSSLITRKIARDRLLIVASPAFISTHGEINTVAQLEALPAAVYCAPGLLIDKFSYVDGNQESKQLQLNVAYKVNEVEMITQTAMAGQMLAVITAQMIENEIFEGKLIPIMTQLHLDDFGTFYAVYPHRDAPIKTKLFIDTLKSIIGEDVPIWENNIPHFDNMYQPVK comes from the coding sequence ATGGATTTTGCGAGTCGGTTATTAGTGCTACTTGAAGTGGCTGAACTTGGGTCATTTACGAAGGTGTCCGAACAACGAAATGTAGATCGCTCAGTGATCTCAAAACACATAAACAAATTAGAAAGTGAATTAAGTGTCCGTTTACTCAATCGAACAACACGTTCGCTCTCTTTAACTGCCGCTGGTAATGAAATGGTGAGCCAAGCCAAACTATTGCGAACACTTTTAAATGATACTCATAGGATGGCACAAAATTATCATTCCGAACCCCGCGGTATATTACGGATCACCAGTTCAGCCTTGTTTGGTCGCCAATATGTTCAACAAGCTGTATTAGCATTTCAACAGAAGTATCCAGATGTCTCGGTTGAATTACGCTTAGACGACAGATTTGTAGATATCGTCAGTGAAGGCTTTGATATTGGCTTTCGTATCGGTAAGCCAAAAAATTCGAGCTTAATCACCAGAAAAATTGCGCGCGATAGGTTATTGATTGTGGCATCCCCCGCGTTCATCAGCACACACGGCGAAATCAACACGGTTGCACAGTTAGAAGCGTTACCCGCTGCAGTTTACTGTGCTCCGGGATTATTAATCGATAAATTCAGTTACGTCGATGGCAACCAGGAGAGTAAGCAACTGCAATTAAATGTCGCTTATAAAGTCAACGAGGTCGAGATGATCACTCAAACTGCGATGGCAGGACAGATGCTGGCGGTCATCACCGCACAGATGATTGAGAATGAAATATTTGAAGGTAAACTCATCCCGATCATGACCCAGCTTCATTTAGATGATTTCGGTACTTTCTATGCCGTATACCCGCATCGCGACGCGCCAATCAAAACGAAATTATTCATAGATACGCTCAAATCTATCATCGGTGAAGATGTGCCAATATGGGAAAATAACATTCCGCATTTTGACAACATGTATCAACCAGTAAAGTAG
- a CDS encoding sigma-E factor negative regulatory protein, whose protein sequence is MIEKERLSSIVDNEHIDAALLDELGQDEALSSSWQHYHLIGDVMRGETPTAVNLDLTRAISAAIAEEPALIMPKESANDSSFYQKVIQPWLKTGGQFAIAASVTLMVITGVQYSNTEAPITGLEPALNVMPFAGIASPVSLSIESPDSRQVQPEFTDEEKVEQVRRINAFVLDHQLQKRIQQ, encoded by the coding sequence ATGATAGAAAAAGAACGTTTATCCTCCATTGTAGACAATGAACATATTGATGCAGCATTACTTGATGAGTTAGGTCAAGATGAAGCATTATCGTCAAGTTGGCAGCATTACCATTTGATTGGTGATGTGATGCGTGGTGAGACACCTACAGCGGTTAATTTAGATCTTACCCGTGCAATCTCCGCCGCTATTGCTGAAGAACCAGCACTGATAATGCCAAAAGAAAGTGCCAACGATAGCTCTTTCTATCAAAAAGTGATCCAGCCTTGGCTAAAAACGGGTGGCCAATTTGCTATTGCGGCGTCGGTTACATTAATGGTTATTACGGGGGTGCAATACAGTAATACTGAAGCACCGATAACAGGGCTTGAACCAGCGCTAAATGTCATGCCATTCGCCGGTATCGCATCACCTGTGAGCTTGAGTATTGAATCGCCTGATTCACGTCAAGTACAGCCTGAATTTACCGATGAAGAGAAGGTCGAGCAAGTACGTCGCATCAATGCATTTGTACTTGATCATCAATTACAAAAACGCATCCAGCAATAA
- a CDS encoding enoyl-CoA hydratase/isomerase family protein — protein MNKLSITHNDGIATVMINNPPVNVLTIDLINEVNALVLSLKDDRDTKVVVFKSCHEAFFLAHLDLNVINGTQGGQAASIEFNHMIANIKAMKQISVAVVDGVARGGGNEFVMACDLAYATENAAFAQPEIHVNIPTGGQGAVQFARRMGKKKALQALLLGNDFTAQQAETLNIITQFVPKAEMESFLTQVLGVISQLEIRDIVMYKEIIAASITDEQAGAELELRYFLERAKENKTQAIIGAFLKHGGQTEREAKDMPGIFADTATELGK, from the coding sequence ATGAACAAGTTATCGATTACCCATAACGACGGTATTGCGACGGTGATGATTAACAACCCGCCAGTAAACGTGTTAACGATTGACCTTATAAACGAAGTGAATGCGTTGGTGTTATCCCTAAAGGATGACCGTGATACTAAGGTTGTGGTATTTAAGTCGTGTCATGAAGCCTTCTTTTTAGCCCATTTAGATCTGAATGTCATTAATGGTACGCAGGGCGGGCAGGCGGCATCGATTGAGTTTAATCATATGATCGCCAATATTAAAGCGATGAAGCAAATATCGGTTGCCGTTGTCGATGGTGTGGCACGTGGCGGCGGTAATGAATTTGTGATGGCTTGTGATTTAGCTTATGCCACTGAAAACGCAGCATTTGCACAGCCAGAAATACACGTGAATATTCCAACTGGTGGTCAAGGTGCGGTGCAATTTGCGAGAAGAATGGGTAAAAAAAAAGCGCTACAAGCATTATTGCTTGGCAATGATTTTACTGCTCAGCAAGCTGAAACGTTAAATATTATCACTCAGTTTGTACCTAAAGCAGAAATGGAGTCTTTTTTAACGCAAGTACTTGGCGTCATTAGCCAGTTAGAAATTCGCGATATCGTGATGTATAAAGAAATCATTGCTGCGTCAATCACAGATGAGCAAGCTGGTGCAGAATTGGAATTACGTTATTTCTTAGAAAGAGCGAAAGAAAATAAGACGCAAGCGATCATCGGGGCATTTTTAAAGCATGGTGGACAAACTGAGCGTGAAGCAAAAGATATGCCGGGTATCTTTGCTGATACCGCCACTGAACTTGGAAAATAA
- the nadB gene encoding L-aspartate oxidase, whose protein sequence is MRTNAEYQSDVLIIGSGAAGLSLALKLADHAKVTVLSKSGLTEGSTLYAQGGIAAVFDEADSIEGHVADTLVAGAGLCDEDTVNFTASSAATSLNWLIDKGAPFDQVADDNGEQHYHLTKEGGHSHRRILHAADATGKVVQTTLIDNVSQHPNITLMERFNAVDLISTKQLNQATNRIVGAYVWNREAEKVEVIKARFVILATGGASKVYQYTSNPDVSSGDGIAMAWRAGCRVANMEFNQFHPTCLFHPDAKNFLLTEALRGEGAYLRHADGTRFMPNFDERAELAPRDIVARAIDFEMKRLGSDCVYLDISHKPAEFIISHFPTIYERCLKLGIDITTDPIPAVPAAHYTCGGVMTDLTGQTDMRGLYAIGEVAYTGLHGANRLASNSLLECIVFAHAAADDILSKLHKTRKDYRIPAWDESKVTNSDEEVIIQHNWHELRLFMWDYVGIVRTTKRLERALRRVNLLQQEIDEYYSNFRVSNNLLELRNLVTVADLIIRSALDRKESRGLHYTLDYPEQFDEPEPTILQPKV, encoded by the coding sequence ATGAGAACAAATGCGGAATACCAAAGCGATGTACTGATTATCGGCAGTGGTGCCGCAGGACTCTCACTGGCGCTAAAACTCGCCGATCACGCTAAAGTGACGGTGTTAAGTAAAAGCGGCTTAACCGAAGGTTCAACCCTTTACGCACAAGGTGGTATCGCCGCCGTGTTTGATGAAGCGGACAGTATTGAAGGCCATGTAGCCGATACCCTGGTTGCAGGAGCTGGCTTATGTGATGAAGATACGGTTAATTTTACCGCCAGCAGTGCAGCTACCAGCTTGAACTGGTTAATAGATAAAGGCGCACCGTTTGATCAAGTCGCTGATGATAATGGTGAACAACACTACCATCTCACCAAAGAAGGCGGTCATAGCCATCGTCGTATCCTGCATGCAGCTGACGCCACAGGTAAAGTAGTCCAAACCACATTAATCGATAATGTCTCTCAACACCCAAACATCACCCTCATGGAACGCTTTAACGCAGTTGATCTGATCTCTACTAAGCAGCTGAATCAAGCAACTAATCGCATTGTCGGAGCTTACGTGTGGAACCGCGAAGCCGAAAAAGTCGAAGTCATTAAAGCGCGCTTCGTTATTTTAGCCACAGGTGGTGCCAGCAAAGTTTATCAATATACCAGTAATCCCGATGTATCGAGTGGTGATGGTATTGCCATGGCATGGCGCGCAGGTTGTCGTGTAGCAAATATGGAGTTTAATCAATTTCATCCAACGTGTTTGTTCCACCCCGATGCCAAGAATTTCTTACTAACAGAAGCATTACGCGGTGAAGGTGCTTATTTACGTCACGCTGACGGTACGCGCTTTATGCCCAACTTCGATGAACGCGCCGAATTAGCACCGCGTGATATCGTCGCCCGCGCTATCGATTTTGAAATGAAGCGTCTCGGCAGTGACTGTGTGTATTTAGATATCAGCCATAAACCGGCTGAATTTATTATTAGCCACTTCCCAACTATTTATGAACGTTGCTTAAAATTAGGCATCGATATCACCACAGATCCAATCCCAGCAGTACCAGCTGCACATTATACTTGTGGTGGGGTAATGACTGACTTAACTGGCCAAACAGATATGCGTGGTTTATACGCGATTGGTGAAGTGGCTTATACCGGTCTACACGGCGCCAATCGTTTAGCCAGTAATTCATTGTTAGAATGTATTGTGTTTGCCCATGCCGCGGCCGACGATATTTTATCGAAATTACATAAAACGCGTAAAGATTACCGCATTCCAGCGTGGGATGAGAGTAAAGTGACGAACTCAGATGAAGAAGTGATTATCCAACATAACTGGCACGAGCTACGATTATTCATGTGGGATTATGTCGGTATTGTTCGCACTACTAAACGTCTAGAGCGCGCCCTACGCCGAGTAAATTTATTACAACAAGAAATTGATGAGTACTACAGTAACTTCCGCGTCAGTAATAATTTGCTGGAATTGAGAAACCTAGTGACAGTCGCAGACTTGATCATTCGCAGTGCTCTCGACCGTAAAGAGAGTCGCGGCTTGCACTACACGCTCGATTACCCAGAGCAGTTTGACGAACCAGAACCAACCATCTTACAACCTAAGGTTTAG
- a CDS encoding protein YgfX, whose amino-acid sequence MSQELKCNLRLRPSKYWLLLCITIHSTVLGLLLSWLTLISLQLVYSVVIIALCCYQCRQHWLRRPSLTYFTNGYLQFDTDSELWLIDKRSRSADLFIHLSYTRLDHTHRKSLYIMRDAIDDNDYRRLVRTIKILS is encoded by the coding sequence TTGTCTCAAGAGTTAAAGTGTAACCTCAGGTTACGCCCGTCTAAATACTGGTTGTTGTTGTGTATTACGATACATAGCACGGTACTCGGTTTGTTATTAAGCTGGCTGACCCTTATCTCATTGCAACTGGTTTATAGCGTAGTCATTATTGCTTTGTGCTGTTATCAGTGCAGGCAGCATTGGCTACGTCGTCCCTCGTTGACGTATTTTACCAATGGCTATTTGCAGTTTGATACCGACAGCGAATTATGGCTGATAGACAAACGCTCTCGCAGCGCGGATCTGTTTATTCATTTAAGCTATACCCGTCTGGACCATACCCACCGAAAATCCTTGTATATAATGCGTGATGCCATCGACGATAATGATTATCGCCGTTTAGTGCGCACCATTAAAATATTAAGCTAA
- a CDS encoding MucB/RseB C-terminal domain-containing protein has product MFKKSVGLWILLSSLLTPVVWSEEASVKVDKRVAVQPQLSADALLDNMKTAFKQLNYDLSYVEVERGRITPMRYSHGVIDGVSVGHLLSLNGNPREYLRRGEITSFFEAEQPGYSLASTAIPGLLFNLMATELTLDESLYQAVYVGGKSRVTGRLSQVVRVVPNDKYRFGYLIWVDITTNLPLRIDMIKDSGEVVFQVMAISLYQFPDVTPWLEQLNSVKLPPVLSAVQTQTLMPKPTESEWKAAWMPDGFKLIVSNKHQIVGIGQTIDYMQFSDGLVDISIYINSNAKAGSLSQGLGVSGQISLQSKITDDIEIVVVGEVPSATAKKIADSVVRNLDN; this is encoded by the coding sequence ATGTTCAAGAAAAGTGTTGGTTTGTGGATCTTATTGTCTTCACTCTTGACCCCTGTAGTGTGGAGTGAAGAGGCGTCAGTTAAGGTTGATAAGCGTGTTGCTGTTCAGCCACAATTATCTGCAGATGCCCTGTTAGACAATATGAAAACGGCATTTAAACAGCTTAATTATGATCTGTCTTATGTCGAGGTCGAGCGCGGCAGAATTACCCCTATGCGTTATAGCCACGGGGTTATTGATGGTGTGTCTGTCGGCCATTTATTGTCGTTAAATGGCAATCCTCGCGAATACTTACGTCGTGGTGAGATCACCAGTTTTTTTGAAGCGGAGCAACCCGGTTATTCATTAGCATCAACGGCTATACCGGGGTTATTATTCAATTTAATGGCGACGGAACTCACACTTGATGAGAGCTTATACCAAGCTGTTTATGTCGGTGGTAAATCTCGTGTTACAGGACGTTTAAGTCAAGTTGTGCGTGTAGTCCCGAATGATAAATACCGCTTTGGTTATTTGATTTGGGTTGATATCACCACTAATTTACCGTTGCGCATTGATATGATCAAAGACAGTGGCGAAGTGGTATTCCAAGTGATGGCTATTTCCTTGTATCAGTTTCCTGATGTGACGCCTTGGTTAGAACAGCTGAACTCAGTTAAACTACCACCGGTGTTATCCGCTGTACAAACACAAACCTTAATGCCGAAGCCGACTGAATCAGAATGGAAAGCAGCTTGGATGCCTGATGGATTTAAACTGATTGTGAGTAATAAACATCAGATTGTTGGCATAGGTCAAACAATTGATTACATGCAGTTTTCAGATGGCTTAGTCGATATCTCTATCTACATCAATTCCAATGCCAAAGCGGGTAGTTTAAGTCAAGGATTAGGTGTATCGGGACAAATTAGTTTACAATCTAAGATCACAGATGATATTGAGATTGTGGTGGTGGGTGAAGTGCCAAGCGCTACCGCTAAGAAAATTGCCGACTCTGTTGTGCGCAATCTTGATAACTAA